One part of the Truepera radiovictrix DSM 17093 genome encodes these proteins:
- the cdd gene encoding cytidine deaminase, translating to MNLPPEPPADLLEAARRAHASAYAPYSGFHVGAALRAPSGAIYAGANVENASYGLSRCAEQSAVQALVSAGERTFSELVVYTTAPEPASPCGACRQVLFEFSEDATVYLVNDRGTVRRWRVAELLPGGFRLRAPR from the coding sequence ATGAACCTCCCTCCGGAGCCCCCCGCCGACCTCCTCGAAGCGGCGCGGCGCGCGCACGCCAGCGCCTACGCGCCCTACTCGGGGTTTCACGTCGGCGCCGCGCTGCGCGCCCCTAGCGGCGCCATCTACGCCGGCGCCAACGTCGAAAACGCCTCCTACGGCCTCAGCCGCTGCGCCGAGCAGTCGGCGGTGCAGGCGCTCGTCTCGGCCGGCGAGCGCACCTTTAGCGAGCTCGTCGTCTACACCACCGCCCCCGAACCGGCGAGCCCCTGCGGCGCTTGCCGCCAGGTGCTCTTCGAGTTTAGCGAGGACGCGACCGTCTACCTGGTCAACGACCGCGGCACGGTGCGGCGCTGGCGCGTCGCCGAGCTTTTGCCGGGGGGGTTTCGGCTGCGCGCGCCCCGCTAG
- a CDS encoding diacylglycerol kinase: MDDLPPKPGARRGAPRTLSRTRLEAAFRAAFAGVGAVWRTEGNFRIQVLGAALALGVGLAVGAELVPLFLVCALVLALELVNSALESTLDLVSPEFHPLVKRAKDAAAGAVLVAALFAVLVGLWVLGPPLWRVVFG; this comes from the coding sequence GTGGACGACCTTCCGCCAAAACCAGGCGCGCGCCGCGGCGCTCCTCGAACGCTCTCGCGAACGCGCCTAGAGGCCGCCTTTCGGGCCGCCTTCGCGGGGGTGGGGGCGGTCTGGCGCACCGAGGGCAACTTCCGCATCCAGGTCCTTGGCGCGGCGCTCGCCCTCGGCGTCGGTCTAGCGGTCGGCGCCGAGCTCGTCCCCTTGTTTCTCGTCTGCGCGCTCGTGCTCGCCCTCGAGCTCGTCAATAGCGCCCTCGAGAGCACCCTCGACCTCGTCTCCCCCGAGTTTCACCCGCTCGTCAAACGCGCCAAAGACGCCGCCGCCGGGGCGGTCCTCGTCGCGGCGCTCTTCGCCGTGTTGGTGGGGTTGTGGGTGCTCGGTCCCCCCTTGTGGCGCGTGGTCTTCGGCTAG
- the ybeY gene encoding rRNA maturation RNase YbeY gives MIEILAERPYPFRKRLQAVVTALKAELGAGDKELTIVLVDDPKIRELNRAHRGEDAPTDVLSYPLAEPDDAGFPEVPHLGDIVISLDTAARQAAAQGHTLELEVVTLAAHGLTHLLGFDHPTEEAWTTFRQNQARAAALLERSRERA, from the coding sequence GTGATCGAGATTCTCGCCGAGCGTCCGTACCCCTTCCGTAAGCGGCTCCAGGCGGTGGTCACCGCGCTGAAAGCCGAGCTTGGCGCCGGCGACAAGGAGCTCACGATCGTCTTGGTCGACGACCCGAAGATCCGGGAGCTCAACCGCGCGCACCGCGGGGAGGACGCCCCCACCGACGTGCTCTCGTACCCGCTCGCCGAACCCGACGACGCGGGCTTTCCCGAGGTGCCGCACCTAGGCGACATCGTCATCAGCCTAGACACCGCCGCGCGCCAAGCCGCGGCGCAGGGGCACACCTTAGAGCTCGAGGTCGTCACCCTGGCCGCCCACGGGCTCACCCACCTGCTCGGCTTCGACCACCCGACGGAGGAAGCGTGGACGACCTTCCGCCAAAACCAGGCGCGCGCCGCGGCGCTCCTCGAACGCTCTCGCGAACGCGCCTAG